One segment of Paraburkholderia caribensis DNA contains the following:
- a CDS encoding non-ribosomal peptide synthetase: MTTFPTALHLRLRELSRSAPNAPALAAFSPHTVRMSRGELDARASQVAAVLRARGVGPEVRVGVCIDRSCDLFVALLAVLKAGGVFVPLDPRHPAQRLDWMARDAGLRHGIVTRAADATMRARFEHCIEVDAIDSTHALAFDDAQVHPRSAAYMIYTSGSTGTPKAVVVEHGPLAAHCDAVIDAYPMTDADRVLHFASVNFDLAHEYWLAPLAAGASIAITPPGTVAPDDARALAEQERVTIAAFPPAYLREFAQAARRHGVPAALRVLAFGGEAMPGDVFADIRQTFSNVRLINGYGPTETVISPMLWPLDASRPFYDPSCASLPIGRPIGLRTARVSTPESADGAPTGDGSTGELLLGGACLARGYHGRAAQTAERFIPDADGAPGSRVYRTGDLARLRADGTYDYMGRIDDQVQIRGVRVEPGEIAQCLRLHRGVRDAAVLVEQMAGRVQLTACVVIESAVAESALREHLSQHLPEAWQPHRFALLDVLPYTLNGKLDRESLRARVASQSTVASYREPQGETARKLAAIWQAILGDEPVGLDDRFLARGGDSIAIMRLQASIRAELRVNLRLDALFADRSLEELAALVDASEVEEPTQPLPLKAAARSKTTADYADHRASFAQQRFWVLAQTRDAGDAYHIAAHWHIRGSIDHALLDKSLAQVIERHEAWRTTLHEDDNGIVMQRVHAQIAVPVDQTDLRGVALASRKTRSSELADEHATRPFDLQRGPLLRASLVTFADDEHCLMLTAHHAISDGWSSRCAFAELAQCYAALSESRAAALPVLTAQYADFAQWQREWLDGAERERQLGYWRDALKDAPAPLALPVDRTVPAARTLVGKRASRRLDPQVSAAVRELASSAHASTFIVLLTALHAWLHRLTAATDVVIAAPVANRQRAEVANLLGLFINTVALRAHVSPNAPFNALLAQVRDTTLGAYANQDIPFDQVIDAVKPPVRRGEEWLRVKFAQQFVFDDPVALPGAVATLTPGPDNAARFDFALDFTDDARGIELVAAWATDCIDDATAQAWLDSFAALLTDSVANPALAVCALACGESRSNLLQGRAQTFEFADVVAAFTHHANATPRQIAVTDAQRQLSFEELDRVSSRAARALIAHGAGAERAVALCIDRSVDFVVALLAILKAGAMAVPLDPVAPRERIEASVAACDARCVIVAANAPQIDSKATVLSLDALIGTHGDAAHVSIAPEQAAYLIYTSGSTGTPKGVVVSHRALADYVQGMLDELKVAPGASMAMVSTVAADLGHTTLFGALCSGRTLHLLPKEAAFDPDRFAATMRERDVGVLKIVPSHLHALLDAQQPADVLPSHALVLGGEPLPWALVERITSLRPACRVINHYGPTEATVGALTFDASANLNDASASAGVPTGRPLPNARACVLDANGAPVPVGGIGELYLGGPGVARGYLGRAAATAERFVPDASGARMYRTGDRVRLRADGAIDYLGRLDDQVKIRGYRVEPGEVSATLRALDGIRQAETLAIHEDGRAHLASFVVVQGAGDEASLRAQLAARLPDYMVPATLTLCDAFPVTPNGKIDRAKLRELAQQPVAQSASEAPLEGTERVLADVWKEVLRAERVGRDDNFFELGGDSILALQVIARSRKRGVRFTPKQLFDKPTVAQLAQVAQAVTVAEPKAQTRAVSEPDASHVALTPAQRRFFELTIPARHHWNQAIELHAAGRFDLDAFAQAFAAVLAHHDAFRLRFTQDASSSWGARYADKPFDTLPLVAIEARDEHDALAQFDDLQRRFNLARGPLAGALVAMLPDGTPRVWMAVHHLIVDGVSWRVLLEDLDTAYVAARERRTIRLAAQGAHAPDWAQRLASHAAALFSKELPYWTSMQHASADLPFDDPQGSATNADACTVEWTIDAALTQTLLTDANAAWRTQTIDLLVAALAHTLGTSVETNSLLIELEGHGREALFEDFDASRSIGWLTSHYPVALPIGASSADTLTAVKDALRAVPNKGVGFGALRYLADDATRTSLAALPRPRVTFNYLGQFGDASTERALSARFGGAGCERDPAGPMSNALAIHAHIDGARKLNVHWVYSAAMFEAGTVEKLARAFETTLREIAARCIERVSKRGASATPADFPLAQRAGLSQPMLERLELDLRTVDDIYPLSPMQQGILFHSLYAPDRTTYVNQLVATLTSPDIARVTDAFHRIVPQHDILRTSFWHDADVPLQIVHRQAKLPFAVLDWRGRDTRDASFEQWLTEDRAQGFDLSQAPLMRVTLVRLTDDEWRLVWTRHHLLLDGWSTARMFADVLRDYMSERRALSFGQAARLRYRDFIAWLDARDHDADKAFWLERLARFDEPTLVAPNASPEHAAAAPNDVWRAQLDAATTAKLTALARSLRLTVNTLVQGAWALALQRMTHHTTVAFGATVAGRPDALPDVDSVLGLFINTLPVIATPAPQRRIADWLADLQRDNAANAEHAHTPLFDIQRWAGQGGGAMFDTLVVFENYPVDPAWSANDERALRLSDIRSVESTDLAVTLVVQAGDTLTIDYGYDTARIDEARVQTLHRAFNACVEAFIADPHALLGSVSIATREDCTQLTRFNETARTWRDEQQLPLHRQFEGHAAATPDAIALDFIDAKGNRTRVTYAELDDRANRVAAALLKAGVTADSVVALCVERSVDMVVALFGVLKAGAAYLPVDPDYPADRIAYLLDDARPAVVLSQRTLHARVTDAIRSDSACLLCVEELDANAALDRPIAVESDQLAYLIYTSGSTGKPKGAGNTHRALANRIAWMQEAYRLTPQDVVLHKTPFGFDVSVWEFVWPLSVGATLAVAAPGDHRDPARLTSAIATFGVTTLHFVPSMLGAFLGYLKDFDAAAHCASIARIVASGEALSPELVARARALLPQAQLHNLYGPTEAAIDVSHWTCTEADARAVAVPIGKPIANIQLHALDASLHPLPAGAIGELYLGGVGLARGYLGRAALTAERFIPDPFTPGARLYRTGDLVCRRADGVLDYLGRADQQVKLRGLRIEPGEIEALLRAAPGVHDAVVIVRDEQLIGYVARRAEEAFDQAALFAALSAQLPAYMVPAHVIELDALPVTPNGKCDRNALPAPSLQTADVAEPQTDTERELAAIWTRVLRIDASHAIGRDADFFALGGHSLLATQGNAQINLHWSLALPLRTLFEARTLSRCAAAIDAALEARGAHSLDDAARAIDALLGELEAQ, encoded by the coding sequence ATGACGACTTTTCCGACTGCCTTGCATCTTCGCCTGCGCGAACTCTCGCGCAGCGCGCCCAACGCACCCGCGCTCGCCGCGTTTTCGCCGCATACCGTGCGCATGTCGCGCGGCGAACTCGACGCTCGCGCGTCGCAGGTCGCGGCGGTGTTGCGCGCGCGTGGCGTGGGGCCGGAGGTGCGGGTGGGCGTGTGCATCGACAGGTCGTGCGATCTGTTCGTCGCGTTGCTCGCGGTGCTGAAGGCGGGCGGCGTGTTCGTGCCGCTCGACCCGCGTCATCCCGCGCAACGTCTCGACTGGATGGCGCGCGACGCGGGTTTGCGGCATGGCATCGTCACGCGCGCGGCCGACGCAACGATGCGCGCCAGATTCGAACACTGCATCGAAGTCGATGCAATCGACAGCACCCACGCCCTTGCATTCGACGATGCGCAGGTGCATCCGCGCTCCGCGGCGTACATGATCTACACATCGGGTTCGACGGGTACGCCGAAAGCCGTGGTCGTCGAGCATGGCCCGCTTGCCGCGCATTGCGACGCCGTGATCGACGCTTATCCGATGACCGACGCGGACCGCGTGCTGCATTTCGCTTCCGTGAATTTCGACCTCGCGCACGAGTATTGGCTTGCGCCGCTGGCGGCAGGCGCCAGCATCGCGATCACGCCGCCCGGCACCGTCGCGCCCGACGATGCGCGAGCGCTGGCCGAGCAGGAGCGCGTGACGATTGCCGCGTTTCCGCCAGCCTATCTGCGTGAATTCGCGCAAGCCGCGCGGCGTCACGGCGTGCCCGCTGCATTGCGCGTGCTCGCGTTCGGCGGCGAAGCGATGCCGGGCGATGTCTTCGCCGATATCCGGCAAACGTTTAGCAACGTGCGTTTGATCAACGGCTATGGTCCAACCGAGACGGTGATCTCGCCGATGCTGTGGCCGCTCGATGCGAGCCGCCCGTTTTATGACCCGTCATGCGCATCGTTGCCTATCGGCCGGCCGATTGGGTTGCGCACGGCTCGCGTGAGCACGCCGGAATCGGCTGATGGCGCGCCGACCGGCGATGGCTCGACAGGCGAGCTGTTGCTGGGCGGCGCATGCCTCGCGCGCGGCTATCACGGACGCGCGGCCCAAACGGCCGAGCGCTTCATCCCCGATGCAGACGGCGCGCCAGGTTCGCGTGTGTATCGCACGGGCGATCTCGCCCGTCTGCGCGCGGACGGTACGTATGACTACATGGGGCGTATCGACGATCAGGTGCAGATTCGTGGCGTGCGTGTCGAACCCGGCGAGATCGCGCAGTGCCTGCGCTTGCATCGTGGAGTGCGCGACGCGGCAGTGCTGGTCGAACAGATGGCCGGGCGCGTGCAGTTGACCGCTTGTGTCGTGATCGAAAGCGCAGTCGCTGAAAGTGCATTGCGCGAGCATCTGTCGCAGCACTTGCCGGAAGCCTGGCAGCCGCATCGTTTCGCGCTGCTCGACGTACTGCCTTACACGCTGAACGGCAAGCTCGATCGCGAATCGCTGCGCGCACGCGTTGCGTCGCAATCGACAGTCGCGTCGTATCGCGAGCCGCAAGGCGAAACGGCGCGCAAGCTCGCTGCGATCTGGCAGGCGATTCTCGGCGATGAGCCTGTCGGCCTCGACGACCGCTTTCTTGCACGCGGCGGCGACTCGATCGCGATCATGCGTCTGCAGGCCTCCATCCGCGCGGAACTGCGCGTGAATCTGCGGCTGGATGCGCTATTCGCCGATCGTTCGCTCGAAGAACTCGCGGCGCTCGTCGACGCGAGCGAAGTCGAAGAGCCTACGCAGCCGCTGCCATTGAAAGCGGCCGCGAGAAGCAAGACGACAGCGGATTACGCGGACCATCGCGCGTCATTTGCGCAACAGCGTTTCTGGGTGCTCGCCCAAACGCGCGACGCGGGCGACGCTTATCACATCGCTGCGCACTGGCACATTCGCGGTTCGATCGATCACGCGTTGCTGGACAAGTCGCTCGCGCAAGTGATCGAGCGTCACGAAGCGTGGCGCACGACGCTGCACGAAGACGACAACGGTATCGTGATGCAGCGCGTTCATGCGCAGATCGCCGTGCCCGTCGATCAGACCGATCTGCGCGGCGTCGCGCTCGCGTCACGCAAGACACGCTCGAGCGAACTCGCCGACGAGCACGCCACGCGGCCTTTCGATCTGCAACGCGGCCCCTTGCTGCGCGCATCGCTCGTCACGTTCGCTGATGATGAGCATTGCCTGATGCTGACGGCACATCACGCGATCAGCGACGGCTGGTCGTCGCGTTGCGCGTTCGCGGAACTGGCGCAATGCTATGCCGCGCTGTCGGAAAGCCGTGCTGCTGCACTGCCCGTACTCACGGCGCAATACGCCGACTTTGCGCAATGGCAACGCGAATGGCTCGATGGCGCGGAACGCGAGCGGCAACTCGGCTATTGGCGCGACGCATTGAAGGACGCGCCCGCGCCGCTCGCATTGCCTGTCGATCGCACTGTACCCGCAGCGCGCACGCTCGTCGGCAAGCGCGCTTCGCGGCGGCTCGATCCGCAGGTATCGGCGGCTGTGCGCGAGCTCGCAAGCAGCGCGCACGCATCGACATTCATCGTGCTGCTGACTGCGTTGCATGCGTGGCTGCATCGGCTGACGGCCGCGACGGATGTCGTGATTGCCGCGCCTGTGGCCAATCGTCAGCGCGCCGAAGTGGCGAATCTGCTCGGTCTTTTCATCAACACGGTCGCGTTGCGCGCACACGTTTCACCGAACGCGCCGTTCAACGCGTTGCTCGCGCAGGTGCGCGACACGACGCTAGGCGCATACGCGAACCAGGACATCCCGTTCGATCAGGTGATCGATGCCGTCAAGCCGCCCGTGCGGCGCGGCGAAGAATGGCTGCGTGTGAAGTTCGCGCAGCAGTTCGTGTTCGACGACCCCGTCGCGTTGCCGGGTGCTGTTGCAACGTTGACGCCCGGCCCCGACAACGCGGCACGCTTCGACTTCGCGCTGGACTTCACTGACGACGCGCGCGGTATCGAACTGGTCGCCGCGTGGGCCACGGATTGCATCGACGATGCGACCGCGCAGGCATGGCTCGATAGTTTCGCTGCGCTCCTGACGGATAGCGTGGCGAATCCTGCGCTCGCTGTTTGCGCGCTTGCTTGTGGCGAGTCGCGCAGCAACCTGCTTCAAGGCCGCGCGCAGACCTTCGAATTCGCCGATGTCGTGGCGGCCTTCACCCATCACGCGAACGCCACGCCCAGGCAGATCGCCGTCACGGACGCGCAGCGGCAACTGAGCTTCGAAGAACTCGACCGCGTTTCGTCGCGTGCCGCGCGCGCGTTGATCGCACACGGCGCGGGCGCGGAACGGGCTGTTGCGCTGTGCATCGACCGCTCGGTCGATTTCGTCGTCGCACTGCTCGCCATATTGAAAGCGGGCGCGATGGCCGTGCCGCTCGATCCCGTTGCGCCACGCGAGCGTATTGAAGCTTCAGTTGCAGCATGTGACGCACGCTGCGTGATCGTGGCCGCCAACGCGCCGCAGATAGACAGCAAAGCCACCGTTCTGTCGCTCGATGCATTGATCGGCACACACGGCGACGCCGCACACGTTTCGATTGCACCCGAACAGGCCGCTTACCTGATCTACACGTCGGGTTCGACGGGCACGCCGAAGGGCGTTGTCGTCTCGCATCGCGCGCTTGCCGACTACGTGCAGGGCATGCTCGACGAACTGAAGGTCGCGCCCGGCGCGAGCATGGCGATGGTATCGACGGTTGCCGCCGATCTCGGCCATACGACGCTGTTCGGCGCATTATGTTCGGGTCGTACGCTGCATCTGCTGCCGAAAGAAGCAGCGTTCGATCCCGACCGCTTCGCCGCGACGATGCGCGAACGTGACGTCGGCGTGCTGAAGATCGTGCCGAGCCATTTGCATGCGCTGCTCGACGCGCAGCAACCCGCCGACGTACTGCCGTCGCACGCGCTGGTGCTGGGCGGCGAGCCGCTGCCGTGGGCGCTGGTCGAACGGATCACGTCGTTGCGGCCCGCGTGCCGTGTGATCAATCACTATGGCCCGACGGAAGCGACCGTCGGCGCGCTCACGTTCGACGCGAGCGCGAATCTGAACGATGCGAGCGCATCGGCAGGCGTGCCTACCGGGCGTCCGCTGCCGAACGCGCGCGCGTGCGTGCTCGATGCGAACGGCGCGCCCGTTCCCGTGGGCGGGATCGGCGAACTGTATCTGGGCGGGCCGGGCGTTGCGCGCGGCTATCTGGGCCGCGCCGCCGCGACTGCGGAGCGTTTCGTGCCCGATGCAAGCGGTGCGCGCATGTATCGGACAGGCGATCGCGTGCGTTTGCGCGCGGACGGCGCGATCGACTATCTGGGCCGGCTCGACGATCAGGTGAAGATTCGCGGCTATCGCGTCGAGCCCGGCGAAGTGAGTGCGACGTTGCGCGCACTCGACGGCATCAGGCAGGCGGAAACGCTGGCGATCCATGAAGACGGCCGTGCGCATCTCGCGTCGTTTGTCGTCGTGCAAGGTGCGGGCGACGAAGCGTCGCTACGCGCGCAACTCGCCGCGCGACTGCCCGATTACATGGTTCCCGCGACCTTGACGCTGTGCGACGCCTTCCCGGTCACGCCGAACGGCAAGATCGACCGCGCGAAGTTGCGCGAGCTTGCGCAACAGCCCGTCGCGCAATCGGCGAGCGAAGCGCCGCTCGAAGGCACGGAACGCGTTCTCGCGGACGTATGGAAAGAAGTGCTGCGCGCGGAACGCGTGGGCCGCGACGACAACTTCTTCGAACTGGGCGGCGATTCGATCCTCGCGTTGCAGGTAATCGCGCGTTCGCGCAAACGCGGCGTGCGCTTTACCCCGAAACAACTGTTCGACAAACCGACCGTCGCGCAACTGGCGCAAGTTGCGCAAGCCGTTACCGTCGCCGAGCCGAAAGCGCAAACGCGCGCTGTTTCTGAACCCGATGCATCGCATGTTGCGTTGACGCCTGCGCAGCGCCGCTTTTTCGAGTTGACGATTCCCGCGCGCCACCACTGGAATCAGGCTATCGAACTGCATGCGGCCGGGCGCTTCGATCTCGACGCATTCGCGCAGGCGTTCGCCGCAGTGCTCGCACATCACGACGCATTCCGTTTGCGCTTCACGCAAGACGCCTCTTCTTCGTGGGGCGCGCGCTATGCCGACAAGCCGTTCGACACGTTGCCCCTCGTCGCTATTGAAGCGCGCGACGAACACGATGCGCTCGCGCAATTCGACGATCTGCAGCGCCGCTTCAACCTCGCGCGGGGTCCGCTTGCGGGTGCGCTCGTCGCGATGTTGCCCGATGGCACGCCACGCGTGTGGATGGCGGTTCACCATCTGATCGTCGATGGCGTGTCGTGGCGCGTGCTGCTCGAAGACCTCGATACCGCCTACGTCGCGGCACGCGAGCGGCGCACCATCAGGCTCGCAGCGCAAGGCGCGCATGCGCCGGACTGGGCGCAGCGCCTCGCCAGCCATGCGGCGGCGCTTTTCAGCAAGGAACTGCCGTACTGGACCTCGATGCAGCACGCGAGCGCGGATTTGCCGTTCGACGATCCGCAAGGCTCGGCGACCAATGCCGACGCGTGCACGGTGGAATGGACAATCGACGCCGCGCTCACGCAGACACTGCTTACGGATGCGAACGCCGCATGGCGCACGCAGACCATCGACCTGCTCGTCGCCGCGCTCGCTCACACTTTGGGCACAAGCGTCGAAACGAATTCGCTGCTGATCGAACTCGAAGGCCACGGACGCGAAGCGCTGTTCGAAGACTTCGACGCGAGCCGCTCGATCGGCTGGCTGACGAGCCACTATCCCGTGGCGCTGCCCATCGGTGCATCGAGCGCCGACACGCTCACGGCCGTCAAGGACGCATTGCGCGCGGTGCCGAACAAGGGAGTCGGCTTCGGCGCGCTGCGCTATCTCGCCGATGACGCGACGCGGACGTCGCTTGCCGCGCTGCCGCGTCCGCGCGTGACGTTCAACTACCTTGGCCAGTTCGGCGACGCATCGACCGAGCGCGCGCTGAGCGCACGCTTTGGCGGCGCGGGCTGCGAGCGCGATCCGGCCGGGCCGATGTCGAATGCACTGGCGATTCACGCGCATATCGACGGCGCGCGCAAGCTCAACGTGCATTGGGTCTATAGCGCGGCGATGTTCGAGGCCGGCACGGTCGAAAAACTCGCGCGCGCGTTCGAAACCACGTTGCGCGAGATCGCGGCGCGCTGCATCGAACGTGTGTCGAAACGCGGCGCGAGCGCCACGCCTGCCGACTTTCCGCTTGCGCAGCGCGCGGGTCTCTCGCAGCCGATGCTCGAGCGCCTAGAACTGGACTTGCGCACGGTCGACGACATCTATCCGCTGTCGCCGATGCAGCAGGGCATTCTGTTCCACTCGCTGTACGCGCCCGATCGCACCACGTATGTCAATCAACTCGTCGCGACGCTGACGTCGCCGGATATCGCGCGCGTGACGGATGCGTTCCATCGCATCGTGCCGCAACACGACATCTTGCGCACGAGCTTCTGGCATGACGCCGACGTGCCGTTGCAGATCGTGCATCGCCAGGCGAAGCTGCCATTCGCCGTGCTCGACTGGCGTGGCCGCGATACGCGGGACGCGAGCTTCGAGCAATGGCTCACGGAAGATCGCGCGCAAGGCTTCGATCTGTCGCAGGCGCCGCTGATGCGCGTGACGCTGGTTCGCCTCACCGACGACGAATGGCGGCTCGTGTGGACGCGCCATCACTTGCTGCTCGACGGCTGGAGCACGGCACGCATGTTCGCCGACGTATTGCGCGATTACATGAGCGAGCGCCGCGCATTGTCGTTCGGCCAGGCGGCGCGCTTGCGCTATCGCGACTTCATCGCGTGGCTCGATGCGCGCGATCACGACGCCGACAAGGCCTTCTGGCTCGAACGCCTCGCACGCTTCGACGAGCCGACACTGGTTGCGCCGAACGCGTCGCCGGAACATGCTGCCGCCGCACCCAACGACGTCTGGCGCGCGCAACTCGATGCTGCCACAACCGCTAAGCTGACGGCGCTCGCGCGCAGCCTCAGGCTGACGGTGAATACGCTGGTGCAGGGCGCGTGGGCGCTTGCCTTGCAGCGCATGACCCATCACACGACGGTCGCATTCGGCGCGACGGTCGCGGGCCGGCCCGACGCACTGCCCGACGTCGACAGCGTACTCGGGCTGTTCATCAACACATTGCCCGTCATTGCGACGCCCGCGCCGCAGCGGCGCATCGCCGACTGGCTCGCGGACCTGCAGCGCGACAACGCGGCGAATGCCGAGCACGCGCACACGCCGCTCTTCGACATCCAGCGTTGGGCGGGACAGGGCGGCGGCGCGATGTTCGACACGCTGGTCGTGTTCGAGAACTATCCCGTCGATCCCGCCTGGTCGGCGAACGACGAGCGCGCGCTGCGCCTGTCGGACATTCGCAGCGTCGAATCGACCGATCTGGCCGTCACGCTGGTCGTGCAGGCGGGCGACACGCTGACGATCGACTACGGCTACGACACGGCGCGTATCGATGAAGCGCGCGTGCAGACGCTGCATCGCGCGTTCAATGCATGTGTCGAAGCGTTCATCGCCGATCCGCATGCGTTGCTCGGCAGCGTGTCGATCGCGACACGGGAAGATTGCACGCAACTCACGCGCTTCAACGAAACCGCGCGGACATGGCGCGATGAACAGCAGCTGCCGCTTCATCGCCAGTTCGAAGGCCATGCGGCCGCGACGCCGGACGCAATCGCGCTGGACTTCATCGACGCCAAAGGAAACCGCACCCGTGTCACGTATGCCGAACTCGATGATCGCGCGAACCGCGTGGCTGCTGCGTTGCTGAAGGCAGGCGTCACGGCGGACAGTGTGGTTGCGCTGTGCGTCGAGCGGTCTGTCGACATGGTGGTTGCGCTGTTCGGCGTGTTGAAGGCGGGTGCAGCGTATCTGCCCGTCGATCCCGACTATCCCGCCGATCGCATCGCCTATCTGCTCGACGATGCGCGGCCCGCCGTCGTGCTGTCTCAACGGACGCTGCATGCGCGCGTGACCGATGCGATCCGCAGCGACAGCGCGTGCCTGCTGTGCGTCGAAGAACTCGATGCGAACGCCGCGCTCGACAGGCCCATCGCCGTCGAGTCCGATCAGCTTGCGTACCTCATCTACACATCGGGTTCGACGGGCAAGCCGAAGGGTGCGGGCAACACGCATCGCGCGCTGGCGAATCGCATCGCGTGGATGCAGGAGGCGTACCGGCTGACGCCGCAGGACGTCGTGCTGCACAAGACGCCGTTCGGCTTCGACGTTTCCGTGTGGGAGTTCGTGTGGCCGCTGTCGGTGGGCGCGACGCTCGCCGTCGCCGCACCTGGCGATCATCGCGACCCCGCGCGTCTCACGTCCGCCATCGCCACATTTGGCGTAACGACGCTGCATTTCGTGCCGTCGATGCTTGGCGCGTTCCTCGGCTATCTGAAGGACTTCGATGCCGCAGCGCATTGCGCGAGCATCGCGCGCATCGTGGCGAGCGGCGAGGCGCTGTCGCCCGAACTCGTGGCGCGCGCGCGTGCGCTGCTTCCGCAAGCGCAATTGCACAACCTGTACGGCCCGACGGAAGCCGCAATCGACGTATCCCACTGGACCTGCACGGAGGCCGACGCGCGGGCCGTCGCGGTCCCCATCGGCAAACCGATTGCAAACATTCAACTGCATGCGCTCGATGCGTCGCTGCATCCGTTGCCGGCGGGCGCAATCGGCGAACTGTATCTGGGCGGCGTCGGGCTGGCGCGCGGTTATCTCGGGCGCGCCGCGCTGACGGCCGAGCGCTTCATCCCCGATCCGTTCACGCCGGGCGCGCGTCTCTATCGCACGGGCGATCTCGTGTGCCGCCGCGCGGATGGCGTGCTCGACTATCTCGGCCGTGCCGATCAGCAGGTCAAATTGCGCGGCCTGCGTATCGAACCGGGCGAGATCGAAGCGCTATTGCGCGCGGCGCCTGGCGTGCATGACGCCGTCGTGATCGTGCGTGACGAGCAGTTGATCGGCTATGTCGCGCGACGCGCCGAAGAAGCATTCGATCAGGCCGCGCTGTTCGCGGCGTTGAGCGCGCAGTTGCCTGCTTACATGGTGCCCGCTCATGTGATCGAACTCGACGCGTTGCCTGTCACGCCGAACGGCAAGTGCGACCGCAACGCGTTGCCCGCGCCGTCGCTGCAAACGGCAGACGTGGCCGAACCGCAGACCGATACCGAGCGCGAACTCGCCGCGATCTGGACGCGCGTGCTGCGCATCGACGCGAGCCACGCGATCGGTCGCGATGCCGACTTCTTCGCGCTGGGCGGACATTCGCTGCTCGCGACGCAGGGGAACGCGCAAATCAATCTGCACTGGTCGCTCGC
- a CDS encoding cyclic peptide export ABC transporter, which translates to MTVSNAPPVNGSDRPNKPATRLLLSLLRRSRGALALALVACIANGVSSVLLVATLNRALSAPAAADLPLALRFAACALVALIARIVSGVLFAGLSQDTMGRMREHVSARVAAAELRDVERVGAAPVQSILTDDATNVSMLFFALPNIVMHGSIVAGCLAYLAWLSWPVCVLALSAIVIGSLGYRFGDIRAIASLEAAGSAQDRLFDYLGSLFAGAKELKLHRERARQFVDGQLGAAINEVRDHRRRAFVAYAIGVGWIIFLFYVFLGAATFLPSIGVHADAQAAAGYVIVFLFMLVPLDGLLNNLPTVNAARVSLERIERVLAEFEEPHGAAVLPAPAVGAQAAAFGTLALRGITHAYFHERDERMFRIGPIDLTFKPGELVFIVGGNGSGKTTLAKVLTGLYEPEVGVIEVDGSAVTRDTRPAYRERFSTVFNDFHLFDTLLGIVDPDDNGGARAAADARANALIARLALDHKVSVENGTFSTRALSTGQRKRLALVVAYLEDRPFYLFDEWAADQDPSFKAVFYEQLLPELRGRGKTVVVITHDDRYFSLADRVLKLDNGAIVNETRRGSREDVGDGTGRVPCVQVDVG; encoded by the coding sequence ATGACTGTTTCCAACGCACCGCCCGTGAATGGTTCGGATCGCCCGAACAAACCCGCTACCCGTCTGCTGTTGTCGCTATTGCGACGCTCGCGCGGCGCGCTTGCGCTCGCGCTGGTCGCGTGCATTGCGAATGGCGTGTCGAGCGTGCTGCTGGTCGCGACGCTCAACCGCGCACTGAGCGCACCCGCCGCCGCCGACTTGCCGCTCGCGCTGCGCTTCGCCGCGTGCGCGCTGGTCGCGCTGATCGCACGCATTGTTTCGGGCGTGCTGTTCGCAGGACTTTCGCAGGACACGATGGGCCGCATGCGCGAGCACGTTTCCGCGCGTGTCGCGGCGGCGGAGTTGCGCGACGTCGAGCGTGTCGGCGCGGCGCCTGTGCAATCGATCCTCACCGACGACGCCACCAACGTGTCGATGCTGTTCTTCGCGCTGCCGAACATCGTCATGCATGGCTCGATCGTCGCGGGCTGCCTTGCGTATCTTGCGTGGCTGTCGTGGCCTGTTTGCGTGCTGGCGCTCAGCGCGATCGTGATCGGCTCGCTCGGTTACCGGTTCGGCGACATTCGCGCGATTGCTTCGCTCGAAGCAGCGGGCAGCGCGCAAGACCGGCTGTTCGACTATCTCGGCTCGCTGTTCGCGGGGGCGAAGGAACTGAAGCTGCATCGCGAGCGCGCGCGGCAATTCGTCGACGGGCAACTGGGCGCCGCCATCAATGAAGTGCGCGACCATCGGCGCCGCGCGTTCGTGGCCTATGCGATCGGCGTGGGCTGGATCATCTTTCTGTTCTATGTGTTTCTCGGCGCCGCGACCTTCCTGCCGTCGATCGGCGTGCACGCCGATGCACAAGCGGCCGCCGGTTACGTGATTGTGTTTCTGTTCATGCTGGTGCCGCTCGATGGCCTGCTGAACAATCTGCCGACCGTCAACGCAGCGCGCGTGTCGCTTGAACGCATCGAGCGCGTGCTTGCCGAGTTCGAGGAGCCGCATGGCGCGGCGGTCTTGCCGGCGCCCGCTGTTGGCGCTCAGGCCGCCGCGTTCGGCACGCTCGCGCTGCGCGGCATTACGCATGCGTATTTTCACGAGCGCGACGAGCGCATGTTCCGTATCGGACCGATCGATCTGACCTTCAAGCCGGGCGAGCTGGTGTTTATCGTCGGCGGCAACGGCAGCGGCAAGACGACGCTCGCGAAGGTGCTGACGGGTCTATATGAGCCGGAAGTCGGCGTCATCGAAGTGGATGGTTCTGCTGTCACGCGGGATACACGGCCCGCATACCGTGAGCGCTTCTCGACGGTGTTCAACGACTTCCATCTGTTCGACACGCTGCTCGGTATTGTCGATCCCGACGACAACGGTGGCGCGCGCGCCGCGGCCGATGCACGGGCTAATGCGCTGATCGCCAGGCTTGCGCTTGATCATAAGGTTAGCGTTGAAAACGGTACGTTCTCGACTCGCGCGCTGTCGACCGGGCAGCGTAAGCGCCTTGCGCTCGTTGTTGCGTATCTGGAAGATCGGCCGTTCTATCTGTTCGATGAATGGGCGGCGGATCAGGACCCGTCGTTCAAGGCTGTGTTCTATGAGCAACTGTTGCCGGAGTTGCGCGGACGCGGTAAGACTGTCGTTGTGATTACGCATGATGATCGGTACTTTTCGCTTGCGGATCGCGTGTTGAAGTTGGATAACGGGGCTATCGTTAATGAAACGCGACGGGGGTCGCGGGAGGATGTTGGGGATGGCACGGGACGTGTGCCGTGCGTTCAGGTGGATGTGGGTTGA